Genomic DNA from Bremerella alba:
GAACACGCTTTGCCGGGACCGATGGCGTTTCGCTTGAAGCGGACAAATGGGCCAAGGTTCTTTGGGAGCATAAGCATGTCAGCTATTGGTATGGCGGGAAGATGGATACCGATCCCGACATCACCAGCCTGGTTCCGCATGCCTATTTTGGTCACCCGGATATACAATGGATTAATCGCCGTATCTTCGGTACCACAACCCGTGACCCCGAAGTTACCCGGCGGATATTCGCGCTTGCCGAGTATCTTAAACACACGTTGTACGAATTCACTCGGCGTTTCAATATCGAGGTGATGATCGTGCAAAACGCGCTCTGTATCCCGATGAACGTTCCTCTGGGCGTGGCCATCACCATGTTCATTGCCGAAACGGGTTTCCCGACGATCGCCCACCATCACGACTTTTATTGGGAACGCGATCGCTTCTCGGTCAACGGAATTAATGACCTGCTTAGCATGGCGTTTCCGCCGACACTGCCGTCGATTCAGCATGTCACGATCAACTTGCCAGGCCAGGCAGACCTTTCCCACCGCAAAGGGCAATCGTCGATCCTGGTTCCCAACGTTCTGAATTTCGAAGACCCGCCGATCAACGACGATTACCCGCACTCGTTTAAAGAAGACATCGGTCTTTCGCACGAAGACTTTGTCATTCTGCAGCCAACACGAGTCGTGCCCCGAAAAGGGATCGAGCATGCGATCTCGCTCGTCAATTCGCTCAACAACCCCAAGTACAAACTCGTCGTGACGCACGAGTCTGGCGACGAAGGGGACGAGTACATGCACGCCTTGCAAGAGATGGCCGAACGACAAAACGTCGACATTCGCTTTGTTGCCGATCGTGTCGGGGAAGAGCGTGGCAACGATCGCGAAGGTCGCAAGATATATACCCTCGGCGATTGCTACGCCGCCGCCGACTTCATTAGTTACCCGAGTCTGTACGAAGGCTTCGGCAACGCCTTGATCGAAGCATTTTACTTCAAAAAGCCCATTCTGGTGAATCGTTACTCTATCTTTGTTACCGACATTGAACCCAAGGGCTTTAAGGTCGTCACGATGGATGGCTATCTCACCAAAGATGTGGTGACCCAGGTTCGTAACCTGATGGAAGATGGTGCGTATCGCCAGGAAGTGGTCGAGCACAACTTTGAACTTGGTAAACGATTTTTCAGTTACTCCGTACTCGAACGTAAACTTCGGGCCTTGGTGACCAATTTCACCGGTATGGATGATTTATAAGCCGTGTCGCGCTCGAAGCCCGAAGCGCGGCCGTCTCGGATAGGGAGGTTCCATGATCGGCACGTCAGAACAACACAATACACTTAGTCAGCAGCTGAATCGCATGTACGGCGAAACGGTCGCCGCCGAAGTTCTGCCGCGTCTGCTTGATTTGCTCGAATCTTATTCTGCCAAGATTCCTGAACCCAAACGAACCGGCTGGAACGAAACGGACGTCGTCCTGATCACCTATGCCGATCAGGTCTACGGCCCTGACAAAAGCCCCTTGGCCATCCTCAAGGACTTCCTTGTCCACCACGGCTATCAAGACCTGCTCAATACAGTTCACCTGCTTCCCTTTTTTCCCTACACCTCCGACGACGGTTTCTCGGTGGTCGACTACAAACAGGTCGACCCCAATTCCGGGACGTGGTACGACCTGCACGCGCTGGCCGAGCACTTCGACCTGGCCTTTGACATGGTCGCCAATCACTGCTCGCAAAAGAGCGAGTGGTTCCAGAAGTACCTGCAAGGGGAGAAGCCATACGACGAGTACTTCATTGACGTCGACCCCAGTGTGGACCTCAGTCAGGTTGTGCGTCCACGGGCCCTGCCGCTGCTTTCTCCCTACGAAACGGCCGCCGGCGAAAAGCATGTCTGGACGACCTTCAGCGCCGATCAGGTCGATTTAAACTACGGCAGTCCAGAAGTCTTGCTGGCGATGACCGACGTGCTGCTGTATTACGTTCAAAACGGGTCCCGAATTATCCGCTTGGATGCGATTGCGTTTCTGTGGAAGACGATCGGCACCAATTGCCTGCACCTGGACGAAACCCACGAGGCAGTCAAACTGTGGCGCACCGTCACAGAAATTGTCGCTCCGCACGTGCTGCTGCTGACCGAAACCAATGTGCCGCATGCCGAGAATATCAGTTACTTCGGTTTGGCCGACGAAGCGCACATGGTCTATCAGTTCAGCCTTCCGCCGCTGCTGTTCGATGCGTATTTGAACGAAGATGCGACGACGCTTTCAAAATGGATGGAAACCCTATACGACATCCCTGCCGGCACCACCTACTTCAACTTCACCGCTTCGCACGACGGTATTGGCGTCCGCCCGCTGGAAGGGCTTGTGCCGGAGCAGCGTCTCGACAAACTGGTCCAGGCCACGCGTGAGCGCGGCGGACTGGTAGGCATGCGAACAATGGCCGACGGCTCGCAAAAGCCGTACGAATTGAACATCACCTATGTCGATGCAATGGGCGAACCTGAAGGCTTCGGCCCTGAACATCATGCCCTGCGGTTCCTGGCATCTCAGGCAATCATGCTGGCCATGAAGGGAGTCCCTGGCATCTATTTCCACAGCTTGGTCGGCACCCAGAATCACATTAGCGGCGTCGAGGAAAGTGGGATTCCACGTCGGATCAATCGTCGTAAATTCGAGCGACTTGAATTAGAGAATCAGATCACCGAGCACGAAACGCTGCAGAATCGCATCTTCCATGGTTATCAAAACCTGATTGCCAAGCGGATCGAACAGTCGGCTTTTCATCCGGATGGTCCGAGCGAAGTCTACCATACCGGTAACCCGGCTATATTCGGCTTTAAACGCACTTCACCAGACCGCGATCAAACGATTCTTGTTCTGGCAAACTTAACCGATAAGCTGCAAGGCCTTCCTCTGAGCGACCCCAAACTACATCCGCTCACGTTCGACTTGATCAGCGATCAATACGTGGTTGAGTCGCAGGGCATTACGCTCGATCCTTATCAAATCGTCTGGCTCACCGAACCTGACGGCTAGTGAGCTTGCTTCGAGTTTACAGCACGCCCCTCTCCCCATCTAACGTTCCCGGCCAGGAGACATAAACTTGTCCGACTTCATACAACACGGCCCCATTTCGACCCTGCACGATTTCGGAACACTTGGTTCCGAGCAGCTCGAACGCACGCTCGAAGACGCTACCAGCGAATACCCGATGGGGCTCATCCTGCCGGTCACAGCCAGCGACATGCGGGCCCCGGCGTTCGCGACCATCATGAATGAACTGGAAGGGACGAAGTTCCTCAAGACAATTGTCGTGGTGCTCAATCGAGCCCCAGATGTTGAAGATTACCGAGAGTGTCGAAAACTGACAGCCCAGCTAGGCAACACTTGCCGCGTGCTTTGGAACGACGGTCCCCGAGGTCAGGCTGCATTTCAGCAGCTAACCGACGCTGGCTTCAACGTTTCTGTCCCCGGAAAAGGCCGAGCCGTTTGGACCGCGTTCGGCTACCTACTGGCCGATCCTGAAATCAAAGCGATGGCACTACACGACTGTGACATCGTGAACTACCACCGCGATATGCTGATGCGGTTGTGCTTGCCGATGGCGCATCGCGGTTTCGACTTCGACTTTTGCAAAGCCTATTATGCCCGCGTCACCGACCGCATGCATGGGCGTGTGGTTCGTCTGTTGGTCACACCCCTTTTGCGAAGTCTGATTCGCGTGCTGGGCAACGATGACTTTCTGATCTTCTTGAACAGCTTCCGTTACCCGCTCTCCGGCGAGTTCGCCGTGACCTCAACGCTTGTTCGCGCGAATCGCATTCCCAGCGATTGGGGTTTAGAAGTGGGAACGCTGGCCGAAGTCTTCCGCAACACGGCCCCCAAGCGGATTTGTCAGATTGACCTGGGTCATCCTTACGAGCACAAGCATCAGCCGATCTCGCTGGAAGATGCTAATCGCGGTTTGATGAAGATGACCGCCGACATTTTGCACAGCATCTACCGTACGCTCTCGAGCCGAGGCATTGTCTTTAATATGGGCATCTTCAACACGCTCGAATCGGCCTACCTGCGTGATGCCCAGGATGCAATTCGCCAGTACCATGCCGACGCGGTGATCAATGGTCTAGAGTTCGATCGCCACAGCGAAGAACACACCGTCGAAGGCTTTGCCCGCATGATCACGCAGTGCGGCCAAGAGTTTTTCGAGAACCCGGTCATGGCTCACGAGATGCCAACCTGGACTCGCGTACGAAGCGCCATCGCAGACTTCCCCAACACGCTGCGGCGTTCGGTGGAAGGGGATTCGGCAGAGTACACCTAATCCGGGCCAATCAGCTCGCAAGAAGCAAAAGCGGCCGCGATTTTATCGCGACCGCTTTCGTTTTAAGTTTGCGAACAAAGACTAGTCGTCCAGACGACGAACCTGGATGTCCTTGAACCAGACTCGGCTACCTGGGTCGTGAGCTTGCAGGGCGAAGGTTCCCTTGTCCAGCACACGCGTGAAGTCCTTACCTGCCTCGGCGTCTTCTGGTTCGGTATAGTCGGCAGCGATCTTACCGTTGATCTTGGTCACGATGTGCTTGCCGTCGACCTTGATGTGGTAGTCGAACCACTCACCATCCTTCGCCGGCGAGTCGTCGATGACGTCTTTGACCGAGTAGATACCACCGGTCTTCTTCCGGTCGTGATGGGTGTTGTTCACCTGGGCTTCAAAGCCGTACTTAGGCCAACCCTTGTCTTGAAACTTGGTGTGGAAATAGATCCCACCGTTGCTGTTTTCGTTGGTTTTGACTTTCGCTTTGAATTCAAAGTTCTTGAACGGCTTGTCGTCGCCAACATAGAACAGGTGGCTGCGTTCTCCGACTGCGACGAATGCGCCGTCTTCGATCTTCCACGATTCAGGGTTTTCGCTGATCTTCCAACCATCGAAGGACTTGCCGTCCATCAGCGACTTCCACTCGCCATCGGCGGCGGTCGCGACAGCGGACAACATCAAACAAACCAGGGCACCTGTGGCCAAACGCTTCAACATGAGCTTTCCTTTACGAAGAACGAATGTCTTCTCTTGTGGGGATGGAGTTGTGTTTGTGGGGGGGGACCGACAGATCGAAAGAATCGTCCTACGTCGGCGAGACATGAAAATTATGCCATTGATTTTGGTTGAAACGCTCGACGATGACAAGATTCCGCTCGATTCAGGCGAAGTTTTTATGGATTCATGACGAATTTTCGCTATTTTCTGAGATCTGTAGCGAAGCGCCATTTGCATAAAGTCTCCCCTGTTTTTGCATTTCGACCCAAGTGAGAGAGCATCAATCCAATGAGCACCGCATCCCCCTTGCCGATGAATTGGGAACTGCCTCAGATCTTTCACGAGCGACTGGGGGATGGACCTGGTCGTCAACGTGTCATGCAAGCCGAGGGGCACCTACTGATTGTGACCCACCGCCCACCGCGGCATAACGAGCGAGTTCGGGCGGGTCGCTTCTTCTGGCGCAACCCGGCTGGGGCCCTGCAAAGTAGCGACTTGGGCCAAGGGCCTTCGTCGATGATCAAGCATCTGGAAGAGTACCACGCTGCGATTGCTAAGCTTGAAAAAGCCGAGGCCGATGCCCAGTCGAGCGAAGAGTACTTTCGCGTTATTAGCGAGTTAGGTCCCTTACTACGGGCAACACGAAACCTGCAAAGCACGCTTCAAACAGCGCGTGAACTCTCCGGCAACGATCGGACCATGATCAACTTTCGCGACCGCAGCTACGAGTTAGAGCGTTCAGCCGAATTGCTGTACAACGAGTCTAAGAACGAACTCGACTTCCTGATCGCGCAGCGCACCGAACAGCAAGCGGCCAGCAGTCATCGGATGGCGGTCTCGGCGCATCGCCTGAACATCCTCGCGGCGATGTTCTTTCCCATGGTCACGCTGGCCACGATCTTTGGTTCGTCGTTGAAGCATGGCTGGGAGACGGCCGGGGCACCGCTTCCATTTATTGGCATGTTGATTGTTGGCT
This window encodes:
- a CDS encoding glycosyltransferase family 4 protein — protein: MNVPDTVGHNIGFVGTRFAGTDGVSLEADKWAKVLWEHKHVSYWYGGKMDTDPDITSLVPHAYFGHPDIQWINRRIFGTTTRDPEVTRRIFALAEYLKHTLYEFTRRFNIEVMIVQNALCIPMNVPLGVAITMFIAETGFPTIAHHHDFYWERDRFSVNGINDLLSMAFPPTLPSIQHVTINLPGQADLSHRKGQSSILVPNVLNFEDPPINDDYPHSFKEDIGLSHEDFVILQPTRVVPRKGIEHAISLVNSLNNPKYKLVVTHESGDEGDEYMHALQEMAERQNVDIRFVADRVGEERGNDREGRKIYTLGDCYAAADFISYPSLYEGFGNALIEAFYFKKPILVNRYSIFVTDIEPKGFKVVTMDGYLTKDVVTQVRNLMEDGAYRQEVVEHNFELGKRFFSYSVLERKLRALVTNFTGMDDL
- a CDS encoding alpha-amylase family glycosyl hydrolase, translated to MIGTSEQHNTLSQQLNRMYGETVAAEVLPRLLDLLESYSAKIPEPKRTGWNETDVVLITYADQVYGPDKSPLAILKDFLVHHGYQDLLNTVHLLPFFPYTSDDGFSVVDYKQVDPNSGTWYDLHALAEHFDLAFDMVANHCSQKSEWFQKYLQGEKPYDEYFIDVDPSVDLSQVVRPRALPLLSPYETAAGEKHVWTTFSADQVDLNYGSPEVLLAMTDVLLYYVQNGSRIIRLDAIAFLWKTIGTNCLHLDETHEAVKLWRTVTEIVAPHVLLLTETNVPHAENISYFGLADEAHMVYQFSLPPLLFDAYLNEDATTLSKWMETLYDIPAGTTYFNFTASHDGIGVRPLEGLVPEQRLDKLVQATRERGGLVGMRTMADGSQKPYELNITYVDAMGEPEGFGPEHHALRFLASQAIMLAMKGVPGIYFHSLVGTQNHISGVEESGIPRRINRRKFERLELENQITEHETLQNRIFHGYQNLIAKRIEQSAFHPDGPSEVYHTGNPAIFGFKRTSPDRDQTILVLANLTDKLQGLPLSDPKLHPLTFDLISDQYVVESQGITLDPYQIVWLTEPDG
- a CDS encoding glycosyl transferase: MSDFIQHGPISTLHDFGTLGSEQLERTLEDATSEYPMGLILPVTASDMRAPAFATIMNELEGTKFLKTIVVVLNRAPDVEDYRECRKLTAQLGNTCRVLWNDGPRGQAAFQQLTDAGFNVSVPGKGRAVWTAFGYLLADPEIKAMALHDCDIVNYHRDMLMRLCLPMAHRGFDFDFCKAYYARVTDRMHGRVVRLLVTPLLRSLIRVLGNDDFLIFLNSFRYPLSGEFAVTSTLVRANRIPSDWGLEVGTLAEVFRNTAPKRICQIDLGHPYEHKHQPISLEDANRGLMKMTADILHSIYRTLSSRGIVFNMGIFNTLESAYLRDAQDAIRQYHADAVINGLEFDRHSEEHTVEGFARMITQCGQEFFENPVMAHEMPTWTRVRSAIADFPNTLRRSVEGDSAEYT
- a CDS encoding 3-keto-disaccharide hydrolase, with protein sequence MLKRLATGALVCLMLSAVATAADGEWKSLMDGKSFDGWKISENPESWKIEDGAFVAVGERSHLFYVGDDKPFKNFEFKAKVKTNENSNGGIYFHTKFQDKGWPKYGFEAQVNNTHHDRKKTGGIYSVKDVIDDSPAKDGEWFDYHIKVDGKHIVTKINGKIAADYTEPEDAEAGKDFTRVLDKGTFALQAHDPGSRVWFKDIQVRRLDD